The sequence AGCTAGCTTAGTTCTATTGACTATCAGTGTAGATCTAAAAGAAATTGCAAAACTTGGCTCTAAAGCAGTGATCATGTTTCTGACAGGGACAGTAGGAATTATGATTGGTGGGCCATTGACCATCATTATTTTTTCTTATGTAGCTCCTGATTTGGTTGGAGGTGTTGCTCCCAATGAAGTGTGGAGAGGTATGACTACAATAGCAGGTTCCTGGATTGGTGGTGGGGCTAATCAAGCAACTATGAAGGAGGTCTTTAATGTAAGTGATGAATTATTCTCCACGATGGTTACCGTTGATATCATCGTGGGAAATGCATGGCTAGGAATATTGATCGCAGGCGTTGCGGTAACAAAGTTGATTGACCGAAAACTTAAAGCTGATTCGTCTGCTATTGAATCATTGAAAAAGAAGATGGAGGATTTTCAGGCAAGCGTAACTAAAACTCCCAATCTCACCGATCTAATGAAAGTCTTAATGATCGGGTTTGCTTGTACAGGGTTTGCTCATTTTGGGAGTGATCTCATTGTGCCCTATCTCAAGCAATTTCCAAGTTTAGAACAATACAGCTTAACCTCTGGGTTCTTCTGGATAGTCGTCATAGCCACCACTCTAGGTGTAATTTTATCTTTTACTAAAGTCCGAGAGCTTGAGGGT is a genomic window of Marinobacter alexandrii containing:
- a CDS encoding DUF819 family protein is translated as MDQPLITNDAVIFGILMLMLGLVFQTSASNHPFWKKFYSYIPALLVCYFLPSLMKAVGLIDPSKSELYFVASRYLLPASLVLLTISVDLKEIAKLGSKAVIMFLTGTVGIMIGGPLTIIIFSYVAPDLVGGVAPNEVWRGMTTIAGSWIGGGANQATMKEVFNVSDELFSTMVTVDIIVGNAWLGILIAGVAVTKLIDRKLKADSSAIESLKKKMEDFQASVTKTPNLTDLMKVLMIGFACTGFAHFGSDLIVPYLKQFPSLEQYSLTSGFFWIVVIATTLGVILSFTKVRELEGVGASRMGRAFIYILVATIGMNMDILAIFSNPGYFFLGITWILFHVLLLAIVAKLIKAPYFFIAVGSTANVGGAASAPVIATEFHPSLAPVGVLMAVLGYVLGTYGAYLCGLMMQGAAG